The Roseofilum casamattae BLCC-M143 genome has a segment encoding these proteins:
- a CDS encoding glycosyltransferase family 4 protein, which translates to MSNSLLINLAALMDKPTGISTYSSNILPYLAPLNPTLLAAKTISGFTHYSIPNRMTPEQGARGHLRRLLWTQFKLGKIYRKLRSHLLFSPLPEAPLYQNCRTVVMVHDLIPLRFPERFSPMNAYCQYYLPQVLHDATHIICNSRATASDIMDFFQIPGERITPILLGYNQEQFKPLHLPRSNYFLYVGRHASYKNLHRLLEAFAKLPKDGDCELWLVGPSDRRYTPSLCDRVQELGISDRVRFRDYVSAEELLTIINRAIAIVFPSLWEGFGLPVLEAMGCGIPVITSNCSSLPEITGDAAILVDPYSVSEIAEAMQNVVENHQFRDRLCQASLQRAKEFSWSRTGEQTCQLLQVYL; encoded by the coding sequence ATGTCTAATTCTCTTCTGATTAATCTGGCAGCATTAATGGATAAACCGACGGGAATTAGCACCTATAGTTCAAATATTCTCCCCTATCTGGCTCCTCTCAATCCGACTCTGTTGGCTGCGAAAACTATTTCGGGATTCACTCATTACTCGATTCCCAATAGAATGACTCCGGAACAGGGCGCGCGAGGCCATTTGCGGCGGTTATTGTGGACGCAATTTAAGTTAGGGAAAATTTACCGGAAATTGCGATCGCACTTACTCTTTTCTCCTTTACCCGAAGCTCCATTATACCAAAATTGTCGTACGGTTGTCATGGTACACGATCTGATTCCCTTACGGTTTCCGGAGCGCTTTTCGCCGATGAATGCTTACTGCCAGTATTATCTGCCGCAAGTGTTGCACGACGCTACTCATATTATCTGCAATTCTCGGGCAACGGCGAGCGATATTATGGATTTTTTTCAGATTCCAGGGGAGCGGATAACGCCTATTCTCTTGGGTTATAACCAAGAACAATTCAAACCCCTACATTTGCCGCGCTCCAATTATTTCTTATATGTGGGACGACATGCGAGCTATAAAAACCTGCATCGGTTGCTCGAAGCCTTTGCCAAACTTCCGAAAGATGGGGACTGCGAGTTATGGTTAGTCGGGCCGAGCGATCGCCGTTATACTCCCAGTTTATGCGATCGCGTGCAAGAGTTGGGAATTAGCGATCGCGTTCGGTTTCGCGACTATGTTTCTGCGGAAGAATTATTAACAATTATTAATCGGGCGATCGCGATCGTCTTTCCCAGTTTGTGGGAAGGCTTTGGCTTACCAGTATTGGAGGCCATGGGTTGCGGTATTCCGGTCATTACTTCTAACTGTTCTTCCCTGCCAGAAATTACCGGCGATGCAGCAATTTTAGTCGATCCCTATTCCGTTTCCGAGATAGCTGAGGCGATGCAAAATGTTGTTGAAAATCATCAATTTCGCGATCGTCTTTGTCAGGCCAGTTTACAGCGAGCCAAAGAATTTAGTTGGTCGCGTACCGGCGAGCAAACTTGCCAATTATTGCAGGTCTATCTTTAG
- a CDS encoding cytosine deaminase: MDKSILDRDRYWLYNAQIPLSLFLPDTGQATVIPNLDNLVRVDLEINRGLISNIRPVSNRNAPGINLNGGQIWCCFVDVHTHLDKGHIWERTRNLDGTFSGAIASSTEDAERYWNGEDIYHRMSFGLRCSYAYGTQAIRTHLDMRGEKTDESWDVFSALRHEWSGKIELQGVLFGLLDDVMSPLGEKSSDRIATMGGILGGVLFMNPDLDRQLDRLFAMASDRNLDLDLHVDESLDPNSRTLYYVARAALRNNFTGQITCGHCCSLSVQSPDVVKETLDLVKAANIAIVSLPMCNLYLQNRHPGQTPRARGVTLLKEISDRNIPVMVASDNCRDPFFGFGDHDGLEVFQQAVRIAHLDTPYGNWPNAIATTPGEIMNLVNSVAIGVGLPANLILFKGRGFSELLSRPQCDRVVLRQGKPIDTTLPDYAELDDLMR; the protein is encoded by the coding sequence ATGGATAAATCGATTCTCGATCGCGATCGCTATTGGCTCTACAATGCGCAAATTCCATTATCCTTATTCCTTCCTGACACCGGACAGGCGACGGTTATTCCCAATCTAGATAACTTAGTCCGAGTCGATCTGGAAATTAATCGCGGCTTAATCTCTAATATTCGTCCCGTTAGCAATCGCAACGCACCGGGAATTAATCTTAACGGCGGTCAAATTTGGTGTTGTTTTGTTGACGTTCATACTCATTTGGATAAAGGACATATTTGGGAGCGAACGCGCAATCTAGATGGAACGTTTTCTGGGGCAATTGCCAGCAGTACGGAGGATGCCGAACGCTATTGGAATGGCGAAGATATTTATCACCGCATGTCTTTTGGTTTGCGATGCAGTTATGCTTATGGAACCCAAGCCATACGCACCCATTTGGATATGAGAGGCGAGAAAACTGACGAAAGTTGGGATGTATTTTCAGCTTTACGTCATGAATGGTCTGGCAAAATTGAGTTGCAAGGCGTTCTATTTGGGCTGTTAGATGATGTTATGAGTCCTTTAGGAGAAAAATCAAGCGATCGCATTGCAACTATGGGCGGTATTTTAGGAGGAGTGCTCTTTATGAATCCAGATTTAGACCGCCAACTCGATCGCCTTTTTGCTATGGCAAGCGATCGTAATTTAGATTTGGATTTACACGTTGATGAAAGTCTCGATCCTAATTCTCGAACGCTATATTATGTCGCGCGAGCTGCCTTAAGAAATAACTTTACAGGACAAATTACTTGCGGTCATTGTTGCAGTTTAAGCGTCCAGTCTCCAGATGTTGTGAAAGAAACCCTGGATCTGGTGAAAGCTGCTAATATTGCGATTGTGAGCTTGCCGATGTGCAATCTCTATTTGCAAAACCGACATCCGGGACAAACCCCGAGAGCGCGGGGAGTGACCTTACTGAAAGAGATAAGCGATCGCAATATTCCAGTTATGGTAGCTTCTGATAATTGCCGCGATCCCTTTTTTGGATTTGGCGATCATGATGGTTTAGAGGTGTTTCAACAAGCCGTCCGCATTGCTCATTTAGATACGCCTTATGGAAATTGGCCGAATGCGATCGCAACCACTCCAGGAGAAATAATGAACTTGGTAAATTCCGTAGCAATTGGCGTAGGTTTACCGGCAAATTTAATTTTGTTCAAAGGACGGGGATTTAGCGAATTACTCTCTCGTCCGCAGTGCGATCGCGTTGTTTTACGGCAGGGAAAACCTATCGATACGACTTTACCCGATTATGCCGAATTAGACGATTTAATGAGATAG
- a CDS encoding sulfotransferase encodes MMMAQKKVLFIIGAGHCGSSLLALILGSHSHCFSAGELSNLPNRYRKGLYIDCVNCNSEFWDSTFGESGLKQLSIGLGDTRATPYIPLKLEKAVREFLGQDRIFRPYSVLLSNVRKDVLIDASKYYLWVDRKTQTKEFTSGAVRPYLLHLMRDGRAVVNSYLRKYPDKDISEFTQEWMEKTKQRQAFYNTFDRGEKIQVAYEALASDPQTIVTEICQFLGIEFAPDMLNYWKYPHHDISGNDGTYSLVRRYNQQQALAKIEQTHGDYYKKMDLGIRLDLRWKTELSPEKLEAFNRVAGKFNQAYAWE; translated from the coding sequence ATGATGATGGCGCAAAAGAAAGTTTTATTTATCATTGGAGCCGGTCACTGTGGTTCGAGCCTTCTGGCTCTAATTTTAGGGAGCCATTCTCATTGCTTTTCCGCCGGAGAACTGAGCAATCTCCCAAATCGCTACAGAAAAGGATTGTATATAGACTGCGTGAACTGTAATTCCGAGTTTTGGGATAGCACATTTGGAGAATCCGGTCTGAAGCAGCTCTCTATTGGGTTAGGGGATACTCGTGCCACTCCTTATATTCCGTTAAAGCTAGAAAAAGCAGTTCGCGAATTCCTCGGACAAGATCGAATTTTTCGACCCTACAGCGTTTTACTCTCTAACGTCAGAAAAGACGTTCTTATCGATGCCAGTAAATATTATCTTTGGGTCGATCGAAAGACTCAAACGAAAGAATTTACCAGTGGCGCAGTTCGACCTTACCTATTACATTTGATGCGAGATGGACGAGCTGTCGTTAATTCCTATTTGCGCAAATATCCTGACAAAGATATTTCTGAATTTACGCAAGAGTGGATGGAGAAAACCAAACAACGGCAGGCATTTTACAATACATTCGATCGCGGCGAAAAGATTCAAGTTGCATACGAAGCCCTAGCTAGCGATCCTCAAACGATAGTAACTGAGATTTGCCAATTTTTGGGTATAGAGTTTGCTCCCGATATGCTGAACTATTGGAAATACCCCCATCACGATATTTCCGGTAATGATGGTACTTATTCCTTAGTCAGACGCTATAACCAGCAGCAAGCATTGGCAAAAATCGAACAGACTCATGGTGACTATTACAAAAAAATGGATTTAGGCATTAGACTCGATCTGCGATGGAAAACGGAGTTATCGCCAGAAAAATTAGAAGCTTTTAATCGCGTGGCAGGCAAGTTTAATCAAGCCTATGCCTGGGAATAA
- a CDS encoding TerB family tellurite resistance protein: MASKNLEPTKYAQHRYNITQPVDFDVAINYGAALMAIAGADGELAEAEFQWYVDEQELLLKNPEEYVETLRKLDWKSVNFEEVLGGISYTFPLNFRRSMLYQAIKMSRADGAYHDREKAAVAKAAEILGIERSVVVSLESMAELEDASERLRLALFETEV, encoded by the coding sequence ATGGCTAGTAAGAATCTCGAACCCACCAAATATGCCCAGCATCGGTACAATATTACCCAACCTGTTGATTTTGATGTAGCCATCAATTATGGAGCAGCATTAATGGCGATCGCCGGAGCAGATGGCGAACTTGCCGAAGCCGAATTTCAGTGGTATGTTGACGAGCAAGAACTGTTGCTCAAAAATCCAGAGGAATATGTTGAAACCTTGCGTAAATTGGACTGGAAATCTGTAAATTTCGAGGAAGTTCTCGGCGGTATTAGCTATACTTTTCCGCTCAATTTTCGGCGTTCCATGTTATACCAAGCTATTAAAATGAGCCGTGCTGATGGAGCATACCACGATCGCGAGAAAGCTGCAGTTGCGAAAGCAGCAGAAATTTTAGGCATTGAACGCAGCGTCGTTGTCAGCTTGGAATCAATGGCAGAGTTAGAAGATGCTAGCGAACGGTTGAGACTGGCCTTGTTTGAAACAGAGGTCTAA
- a CDS encoding Rpn family recombination-promoting nuclease/putative transposase, giving the protein MEFINPKTDYAFKKIFGSAQSKPILISFLNALLYAGNSTIQDLEIINPNLPPQIEGLKDTYLDVKAKLSNGTLIIIEMQVLNVDSFGKRVLFNAAKTYAFQLQKGEGYRMLKPVIALTITDFEMFAEQEQLISRFIYREKDKGWNYTENEMELVFVELTKFTKKLEELETLADKWIYFIKYARSLTSIPEPFDDIPELHQAFDIANQASLTAEELDNLERQEMFIHDQQGAIAFGRREGRQEGRQEGRQEGRQEGRQEEKYDIARNLLGQLNDEAIAGATGLSVETIATLRQEMTNS; this is encoded by the coding sequence ATGGAATTTATTAACCCGAAAACAGATTATGCATTTAAAAAGATATTTGGCTCAGCTCAAAGCAAGCCTATTTTAATTAGCTTTCTCAATGCATTGCTCTATGCCGGCAATTCGACAATCCAAGATCTGGAAATCATCAACCCCAACTTACCTCCTCAAATTGAAGGACTGAAAGACACTTACTTAGATGTCAAAGCCAAACTCAGTAATGGTACCTTAATCATCATTGAGATGCAAGTATTGAATGTAGATTCGTTTGGCAAGCGAGTGCTATTCAATGCGGCGAAAACTTATGCCTTTCAACTGCAAAAAGGTGAAGGTTATCGAATGCTCAAGCCGGTGATTGCTTTAACGATTACTGATTTCGAGATGTTTGCCGAACAAGAACAACTTATTTCGCGCTTTATTTATCGGGAAAAAGATAAAGGCTGGAATTACACTGAAAACGAAATGGAGTTAGTCTTTGTCGAATTAACAAAATTTACCAAAAAACTGGAGGAACTGGAAACCCTAGCCGACAAGTGGATTTATTTTATTAAATACGCGCGATCGCTAACATCAATTCCCGAACCATTTGATGATATTCCAGAACTGCATCAAGCCTTTGATATTGCCAATCAAGCGAGTTTAACGGCAGAAGAATTAGACAACTTAGAACGCCAGGAAATGTTTATTCACGACCAACAAGGTGCGATCGCTTTCGGACGGCGCGAAGGACGGCAAGAGGGACGGCAAGAAGGACGGCAAGAGGGACGGCAAGAGGGACGGCAAGAAGAAAAATATGATATTGCTCGAAATTTATTGGGTCAACTCAATGATGAAGCTATTGCTGGAGCAACAGGACTGAGTGTGGAAACTATTGCCACATTACGTCAGGAAATGACTAATAGCTAG